A DNA window from Chlamydia felis Fe/C-56 contains the following coding sequences:
- a CDS encoding carbohydrate porin, whose amino-acid sequence MAFSRFYLLTALYTGGILASSAYGIPSNYPEHHHRLIERLKKNSTQDSDSSPSESSPHPRQEPRRHVLTPVHNVLKDRPCDEGLSISKLLHSIEKETNSQISVDFTILPQWFYPKKAALATVDEKQPTWQFYISPNVSWQLYNSPTAGVGSIDFSYTLIRYWRNSAQNANNAAGIAGGINDYSSRTNTLSQLTFSQTFPGDILTVAMGQYSLYSIDGTLYDNDQQSGFISYALSQNASATYSLGSVGAYVQFTPTPSINIQAGFQDAYNIVGTSFDVYNLTKNKYNFYGYFSWAPQCKLGNGQYSALIYSTRKVPQQPTQTTGWSLNFGQHLGEKLYVFGRWNGATGTAINLNRSYVLGLASANPINRNSQDLLGAACSISKVNPKVVTEKRIRKYETVIETFATIGFGPHISLTPDLQIYIHPALRPDKRSAKVYGVRANFSA is encoded by the coding sequence ATGGCATTTTCCCGCTTTTATCTATTAACGGCCCTATATACTGGCGGAATCTTGGCCTCCTCTGCTTATGGAATTCCTTCTAATTATCCCGAGCATCATCATAGACTCATTGAAAGATTAAAAAAAAATAGCACGCAGGATTCTGATTCTTCCCCATCAGAATCCTCTCCCCACCCACGCCAAGAACCTCGTCGTCATGTACTTACCCCGGTACACAACGTCCTAAAAGATCGCCCTTGCGACGAGGGGTTGTCGATCTCAAAATTGTTGCACTCGATAGAAAAAGAGACCAACTCTCAAATATCTGTGGATTTTACTATTCTCCCTCAATGGTTTTATCCTAAAAAAGCTGCCCTAGCAACTGTTGATGAAAAGCAGCCTACTTGGCAATTTTACATAAGTCCCAATGTCTCCTGGCAACTATACAATAGTCCTACAGCAGGAGTGGGAAGTATTGACTTCTCCTATACACTAATACGTTATTGGAGAAACAGCGCACAAAATGCCAATAATGCTGCAGGAATTGCCGGTGGAATCAATGATTATAGTTCTCGAACTAATACACTATCTCAGCTCACGTTTTCTCAAACATTCCCCGGGGATATACTTACCGTTGCGATGGGTCAATACAGCTTATATTCTATAGATGGAACTTTATACGATAACGACCAACAATCAGGATTCATAAGCTACGCCCTATCACAAAATGCCAGTGCTACATATTCGTTAGGAAGTGTTGGTGCCTACGTACAATTCACACCCACACCTTCTATAAATATTCAAGCAGGTTTCCAAGATGCCTATAATATTGTAGGTACGTCTTTTGATGTTTATAACCTCACAAAAAATAAATACAATTTCTATGGTTATTTCTCTTGGGCACCGCAATGTAAGCTTGGCAATGGGCAATATTCAGCATTAATCTATTCTACAAGAAAAGTTCCTCAACAGCCTACGCAGACTACAGGATGGTCGTTAAATTTTGGTCAGCATCTTGGGGAAAAACTTTATGTATTCGGCAGATGGAATGGAGCTACAGGAACAGCGATAAATCTCAATCGTTCTTATGTTCTTGGATTGGCGTCTGCAAACCCCATTAATCGCAACTCTCAAGATCTCTTGGGAGCCGCTTGTTCGATAAGCAAGGTCAATCCTAAAGTTGTCACAGAAAAAAGAATCCGTAAATACGAAACTGTAATAGAAACATTTGCTACTATTGGATTTGGCCCCCACATATCCCTAACTCCAGATCTACAAATTTACATTCATCCTGCGCTAAGACCCGATAAACGTTCTGCTAAAGTTTATGGTGTCCGAGCCAATTTTTCTGCCTAA
- a CDS encoding FAD-dependent oxidoreductase — protein MRVAVLGAGYAGLSVTWHLLLHSQGTTTIDLFDPVPLGQGASGLSSGLLHGFTGRKASKPPLADLGIISTHGLITEASKALNIPIVLSRGILRPAVDNEQAEIFRKRVEEFPSELEWWEKARCETTIPGIVSNLGALFIKNGVTINNNAYINGLWDACANLGTQFYDELIENIEDIAEFYDHIIVTPGANAHLLPELQKLPLSTVKGQLVEISWPQDLAMPQFSINAHKYMVANTENRTCILGSTFEHNQPEAVTNEDVAYNEIMPPILSLFPALKDATILNYYAGMRSSSSTRLPVISRIKENLWFLGGLGSKGLLYHGLTGDMLSKAVLKQSTAYIAKEFLFTL, from the coding sequence ATGCGTGTAGCAGTTTTAGGAGCAGGATATGCCGGGCTTTCGGTAACTTGGCATTTGTTACTACACTCTCAGGGAACAACAACTATAGATCTTTTTGACCCTGTTCCATTAGGCCAGGGCGCATCAGGTTTGTCTTCGGGTCTTCTCCACGGCTTTACCGGGAGAAAAGCAAGCAAACCACCGCTTGCTGACTTGGGGATTATCTCTACTCACGGCTTAATCACAGAAGCTAGTAAAGCATTAAATATCCCCATTGTTCTTTCTCGAGGAATTCTCCGGCCTGCGGTAGATAATGAGCAAGCTGAGATCTTTAGGAAGCGTGTGGAAGAATTTCCTAGTGAATTGGAGTGGTGGGAGAAAGCTCGTTGCGAAACAACTATTCCTGGCATTGTTTCCAACCTTGGAGCCTTGTTCATAAAAAACGGCGTAACCATCAATAATAATGCCTATATCAACGGCCTCTGGGATGCCTGTGCTAATCTCGGCACACAGTTTTACGATGAGCTTATAGAAAATATTGAGGATATTGCAGAGTTCTATGATCATATTATTGTAACTCCAGGGGCTAATGCCCATCTCCTTCCCGAATTACAAAAACTTCCCCTCTCTACTGTAAAAGGTCAGCTTGTAGAAATTTCCTGGCCTCAGGATCTCGCCATGCCTCAATTTAGTATCAATGCGCATAAGTACATGGTAGCAAACACAGAAAATCGTACTTGTATTTTAGGATCGACTTTTGAACATAATCAACCGGAGGCCGTTACTAATGAAGATGTTGCCTACAACGAGATCATGCCTCCTATTCTCTCGTTATTCCCTGCGCTTAAAGATGCAACTATTCTAAATTATTACGCGGGGATGCGTTCATCAAGCTCCACGCGTCTGCCCGTGATTAGCAGAATAAAAGAAAACCTCTGGTTCCTAGGAGGCCTAGGATCCAAAGGTCTACTTTATCACGGTCTTACCGGAGATATGCTCTCTAAAGCTGTTTTAAAACAATCTACGGCTTACATAGCTAAAGAGTTCCTATTTACTCTTTAA
- a CDS encoding glucose-6-phosphate isomerase: MNGKSFLDSSSTKILQDLAVAPIDLTSPGIISKERIERFSLFVEGFTFSYAMERVDDGILSALTGLASERGLLASMKAMQNGEVVNYIDNFPSESRPALHTATRAWVRGISLTGNAEDISLRSKIEVQRLRDFLNKYRDAFTTIVQIGIGGSELGPKALHCALKGCCPSDKKVYFVSNVDPDNAAEVLQEIDCSKTLVVTVSKSGTTLETAVNEELFADHFLKQGLSFRDHFIAVTCEGSPMDDTTRYLEVFHIWDSIGGRFSSTSMVGGVVLGFAYGFDAFIQLLEGAAAMDLVALEPHMSENLPMLSAMLGIWNRNFLRYPTTAVIPYSMGLEYFPAHLQQCGMESNGKSVAQTGELIGFSTSPILWGELGTNSQHSFFQALHQGSDIVPVEFIGFLRNQRGRDIEISGSSSSQKLFANMIAQSIALAKGRENVNPNKNFKGNRPSSLLVSERLTPYTMGALLAFYEHKIVFQGFCWGINSFDQEGVTLGKDLANQVLRIMQGQQGGDNVVIEAEALLGLFDKNKKLKEFGEA, translated from the coding sequence ATGAATGGAAAAAGCTTTTTAGATAGCTCATCAACGAAGATTTTACAAGATTTAGCAGTTGCTCCTATAGACCTAACATCTCCTGGAATAATTTCTAAAGAACGAATAGAAAGGTTTTCCTTGTTCGTGGAAGGCTTTACGTTTAGCTATGCTATGGAACGTGTTGATGATGGAATTCTATCTGCATTAACAGGCTTAGCTTCTGAACGTGGCCTTCTTGCTTCTATGAAAGCTATGCAAAATGGGGAAGTCGTAAATTATATTGATAATTTTCCTAGTGAATCACGACCCGCCCTACACACAGCTACGCGTGCTTGGGTTAGGGGAATTTCCTTGACAGGCAATGCTGAAGATATTTCATTGAGATCGAAAATTGAAGTGCAACGTTTAAGAGATTTCCTAAACAAGTATAGGGATGCTTTTACCACTATTGTACAAATTGGTATTGGGGGATCGGAACTCGGACCCAAAGCTCTACATTGTGCTTTAAAAGGTTGTTGCCCATCGGATAAGAAAGTGTATTTTGTTTCTAATGTGGACCCCGATAATGCTGCAGAGGTTTTGCAAGAGATCGATTGCTCTAAAACACTAGTGGTTACTGTATCGAAGTCGGGAACAACATTGGAGACAGCGGTTAACGAAGAATTATTCGCAGATCATTTCTTAAAACAGGGGTTAAGTTTTCGCGACCATTTTATTGCTGTTACCTGTGAGGGTAGCCCCATGGATGATACAACTAGGTATCTCGAAGTTTTCCATATTTGGGACAGTATTGGTGGCCGGTTTTCTTCTACATCTATGGTAGGGGGAGTCGTTTTAGGATTTGCTTATGGGTTTGATGCTTTCATTCAGCTTCTTGAAGGAGCTGCAGCTATGGACTTAGTGGCTTTAGAACCCCATATGAGCGAAAACCTCCCCATGTTATCTGCAATGCTCGGAATCTGGAATCGCAATTTCTTGCGCTATCCTACTACCGCGGTCATTCCCTACTCTATGGGATTGGAATACTTTCCCGCGCATTTGCAGCAATGTGGTATGGAATCTAATGGAAAGAGCGTGGCTCAAACCGGAGAGTTGATTGGTTTTTCCACGAGTCCTATTCTTTGGGGTGAGTTAGGAACAAATAGTCAGCATTCCTTTTTCCAGGCCTTGCATCAAGGTAGCGATATTGTGCCTGTAGAATTTATTGGTTTTCTTAGGAATCAACGAGGAAGGGATATTGAGATTTCCGGGTCTAGTTCCTCTCAGAAGCTTTTTGCTAATATGATAGCGCAATCGATAGCTTTAGCAAAGGGAAGAGAAAATGTGAATCCTAATAAGAATTTCAAGGGAAATCGTCCGTCCTCTCTTCTGGTATCTGAAAGACTCACTCCCTACACCATGGGAGCTCTCTTGGCTTTCTATGAACATAAGATAGTCTTTCAAGGCTTTTGCTGGGGTATCAATTCCTTTGACCAGGAAGGAGTCACTCTAGGAAAAGACCTAGCTAATCAGGTTTTGCGCATTATGCAGGGACAACAGGGAGGGGATAATGTTGTTATTGAAGCAGAGGCATTGTTAGGACTTTTTGACAAAAATAAAAAACTTAAAGAGTTTGGGGAGGCGTAA
- a CDS encoding malate dehydrogenase gives MKLARTVSVAVTGGTGQIAYSFLFALAHGDVFGSDCGIDLRVYDLPGLERVLSGIRMELDDCAYPLLQSLRVTTSLEDAFDGIDAAFLIGAAPRGPGMERSDLLKRNGEIFSLQGSVLNTSAKRDAKIFVVGNPVNTNCWIAMSRAPKLNRRNFHSMLRLDQNRMQAMLAHRAQVPLDEVTNVVIWGNHSAKQVPDFTQSLISGKPAVEVISDRDWLENIMLPSIQNRGSAVIEARGKSSAGSAARALAEAARSIFVPKEGEWFSTGVCSDYNPYGIPEDLIFGFPCRMLPSGDYEIIPGLSWDVFIKNKIQISLDEISQEKANVSLL, from the coding sequence ATGAAACTAGCACGTACGGTTAGCGTTGCTGTGACGGGGGGAACAGGGCAAATTGCCTACAGTTTTTTGTTCGCTCTAGCTCATGGGGATGTTTTTGGTAGTGATTGTGGAATAGATTTACGTGTGTACGATCTCCCGGGCCTAGAAAGGGTGCTTTCCGGGATTCGTATGGAGCTTGATGATTGCGCTTATCCTCTTTTACAATCCCTGCGTGTTACCACCTCCTTAGAAGATGCTTTTGATGGTATTGATGCTGCCTTTCTTATAGGGGCGGCTCCTCGAGGTCCTGGAATGGAACGCTCTGATCTTTTAAAGCGTAATGGTGAGATTTTTTCTCTTCAGGGATCTGTTTTAAATACTTCTGCAAAGCGTGATGCTAAAATTTTTGTTGTTGGTAATCCTGTAAATACCAACTGTTGGATAGCAATGAGTCGGGCTCCGAAATTAAATAGAAGAAACTTTCACTCCATGCTGCGTTTAGATCAGAACCGCATGCAGGCAATGTTAGCACACCGAGCGCAAGTGCCTTTGGACGAAGTTACCAATGTGGTTATTTGGGGCAATCATTCTGCAAAGCAAGTTCCTGATTTTACTCAGTCATTAATTTCTGGAAAACCTGCCGTGGAAGTTATTAGTGATCGAGACTGGTTGGAAAACATTATGCTACCTTCTATTCAAAATCGAGGAAGTGCTGTTATTGAAGCTCGTGGAAAATCTTCGGCAGGATCTGCTGCTCGTGCTTTAGCAGAGGCCGCACGTTCTATTTTTGTCCCTAAAGAGGGTGAGTGGTTCTCTACTGGAGTATGTTCCGACTACAATCCCTATGGTATTCCTGAAGATCTAATTTTTGGTTTCCCATGTCGTATGTTGCCATCTGGGGATTACGAAATTATTCCTGGATTGTCTTGGGATGTCTTTATAAAAAATAAGATTCAAATATCCTTAGATGAAATTTCTCAGGAAAAAGCCAATGTCTCTTTGTTATAG
- a CDS encoding bifunctional 3-dehydroquinate dehydratase/shikimate dehydrogenase: MLCATISGPTFAEAKQQLLQSLPLVDSIELRVDCLLSLSSNQLKHLISLAKKPILTLKKHASLSEIAWIERTMELAKLQPEYLDIDKDFPKEALTSIQKQYPNIKIILSYHSETSEYAPNLHEEMLKRQAHHYKIAITSTRSIDTLRCIQIKKNLPENTTLLCMGNAGIASRILSPLMKNAINYAAGINAPNVAPGQLSIADLLAYNYTNLSAESSIYGLIGNPVNRSISHLSHNKLFSELQIHASYIKILLDSHELKDFFSLTRDLPFQGLSVTMPFKTKVLDYIDILDHSAQHCQSCNTLVFNNHKITGYNTDGLGLFNLLKRKHISLQNQHIAIVGSGGAAKAIATTLAREETRISIFNRTQAHAEKLARLCNGQAFPLSSLSENHNIDMLVLCLPPHVEIPEIFPPVIIDINALPKESLYIQKAKNHGSRVLYGYEMFAEQALLQFSLWFPKQLSEYDCERFRSNVESIVNAV; the protein is encoded by the coding sequence ATGCTGTGCGCAACAATTAGTGGTCCTACTTTTGCTGAAGCAAAACAACAACTATTGCAATCGTTACCCTTAGTAGATAGTATAGAGCTGCGTGTCGACTGTCTTTTATCCCTGTCTTCTAATCAACTCAAACATTTGATTTCTTTAGCGAAGAAGCCTATTCTTACGTTAAAAAAACACGCTAGCCTTTCTGAAATAGCGTGGATAGAACGTACTATGGAACTTGCAAAACTGCAACCTGAGTACCTTGATATCGATAAAGACTTTCCTAAAGAAGCCTTAACCAGTATTCAAAAGCAATACCCTAATATAAAAATCATTCTTTCCTATCATAGTGAAACTTCTGAATATGCTCCGAATCTCCATGAGGAAATGCTAAAGCGACAAGCGCATCATTACAAAATTGCCATTACATCAACAAGATCCATAGACACTCTCCGCTGCATACAGATAAAAAAAAATCTTCCCGAAAACACTACTTTACTCTGCATGGGCAACGCAGGAATAGCCTCAAGAATTCTCTCGCCATTAATGAAAAATGCCATTAATTATGCTGCGGGAATAAATGCACCTAATGTCGCTCCGGGCCAACTCTCGATAGCAGATCTTTTAGCCTATAATTATACTAATCTCTCCGCAGAATCGAGTATCTATGGCCTTATTGGTAATCCTGTAAATCGTAGTATCAGTCATCTTTCCCATAACAAATTATTTTCAGAACTACAGATTCACGCAAGCTACATAAAAATCCTTCTAGATTCTCATGAACTTAAGGATTTTTTCTCTTTAACTCGCGATCTTCCATTTCAAGGGCTTAGCGTAACTATGCCCTTTAAAACAAAGGTTCTTGATTACATTGATATTCTTGATCACTCTGCGCAACATTGCCAATCTTGCAATACCCTAGTATTCAATAACCATAAGATCACCGGATACAATACAGATGGCTTAGGATTATTCAACCTGTTAAAACGCAAGCACATCTCCTTACAAAATCAACATATAGCTATTGTGGGATCTGGAGGAGCAGCAAAAGCAATAGCAACAACATTAGCCCGTGAGGAAACACGGATTAGCATTTTTAACCGCACACAAGCCCATGCCGAAAAACTTGCTAGATTATGTAATGGCCAAGCTTTTCCCCTGAGTTCACTATCAGAAAATCACAACATAGATATGTTAGTATTATGTCTTCCTCCACATGTAGAAATTCCGGAAATCTTTCCTCCTGTAATTATCGATATTAATGCGCTACCCAAAGAATCTCTCTATATCCAAAAAGCTAAAAATCACGGGAGTCGTGTCCTCTACGGATACGAAATGTTTGCAGAGCAAGCATTATTACAATTTTCTTTGTGGTTTCCTAAACAACTCTCTGAATACGATTGTGAGAGATTCCGCAGTAATGTAGAAAGTATTGTTAATGCTGTATAA
- a CDS encoding amino acid permease produces MISNGSKTRKNLGAIALAGMVISSMIGGGIFSLPQNMAASAGAGAIILAWILTGIGMFFIANTFKILSLVRPDLTTGIYMYSREGFGPYVGFTIGWGYWLCQIFGNVGYAVMTMDALNYFFPPYFKGGNTIPAIIGGSILIWVFNFIVLKGIRQASFINVIGTICKLIPLLIFIIITAFFFKLAIFKTDFWGHTATKTQPLLGSVTSQLKSTMLVTLWAFIGIEGAVVMSARAKSPNAVGKATILGFSGCLIVYVLLSLLPFGSLFQHQLAGIANPSTAGVLDILVGRWGEILMNIGLLIAILSSWLSWTVIVAEIPYSAAKNGTFPEIFTIENAAHSPKVSLYITSALMQVAMLLVYFSTNAWSTMLSITGVMVLPAYLASAAFLVKFSKDKKYPNKGPIKSFTAKYTGILAVIYSIWLIYAGGIKYLFMAIVLLALGIPFYIEAGKKGKNAKTFFAKKEVTKITIIAFLALLAIFLFSTERIRL; encoded by the coding sequence ATGATTTCTAATGGGAGTAAAACCAGGAAAAATCTTGGAGCCATAGCTCTAGCGGGTATGGTAATTAGCTCCATGATTGGGGGAGGGATTTTCAGTCTCCCCCAAAATATGGCAGCATCTGCAGGAGCAGGAGCTATTATCTTAGCATGGATCCTGACAGGCATAGGCATGTTTTTCATTGCCAATACTTTTAAAATTCTTTCATTAGTACGTCCTGACTTAACAACAGGGATCTACATGTACAGCCGAGAGGGATTCGGACCTTATGTAGGTTTTACTATTGGTTGGGGATATTGGTTATGCCAAATCTTTGGTAATGTCGGTTATGCCGTAATGACCATGGATGCATTAAACTATTTCTTCCCCCCCTATTTTAAAGGAGGGAATACCATACCTGCGATTATTGGAGGCTCTATCCTTATATGGGTTTTCAATTTCATAGTTCTTAAAGGAATCCGTCAGGCTTCTTTCATCAACGTCATCGGAACGATATGTAAGCTGATACCTCTTCTTATATTCATCATTATTACAGCATTCTTTTTCAAACTGGCGATTTTCAAAACGGATTTTTGGGGACATACAGCTACAAAAACACAACCGTTATTAGGGTCAGTAACGAGCCAATTAAAAAGCACGATGTTAGTCACTCTATGGGCCTTCATTGGAATCGAAGGTGCCGTGGTTATGTCGGCACGGGCAAAAAGTCCTAATGCTGTGGGAAAAGCAACCATCTTAGGTTTTTCAGGCTGCTTAATTGTTTACGTTCTTTTATCTCTCCTACCTTTTGGATCTCTATTCCAACATCAACTTGCAGGTATTGCTAACCCCTCCACCGCAGGAGTACTAGACATTCTTGTAGGAAGGTGGGGAGAAATTTTAATGAACATTGGTCTACTTATTGCCATACTGTCTAGTTGGTTATCTTGGACCGTCATTGTTGCTGAGATTCCCTATTCCGCAGCAAAAAATGGTACGTTTCCAGAAATTTTCACCATAGAAAATGCTGCGCATTCTCCTAAAGTCTCGTTATACATTACGAGCGCTCTCATGCAAGTTGCTATGCTTCTTGTGTACTTTTCAACAAATGCATGGAGTACGATGTTAAGCATCACCGGGGTGATGGTTTTACCAGCCTATCTTGCCAGTGCAGCGTTTCTTGTTAAGTTCAGCAAAGACAAAAAATATCCAAATAAAGGCCCCATCAAATCCTTTACTGCAAAATATACAGGAATTCTTGCTGTTATTTATTCTATCTGGCTGATCTATGCTGGAGGCATAAAATACTTATTTATGGCTATCGTTCTCTTGGCCTTGGGTATTCCCTTCTATATAGAAGCCGGTAAGAAAGGCAAGAATGCCAAAACTTTTTTTGCAAAAAAAGAAGTTACAAAAATTACAATAATTGCTTTTTTAGCCTTATTAGCGATTTTCTTATTTTCAACGGAAAGAATCCGTTTATAG
- a CDS encoding DUF2608 domain-containing protein, translating into MQKYWLFFFLLFPLTSNCTETVRYVEIKSIHEIAGDILYDSSDFWLILDLDDTLLEGAQALTHSLWLQKTIEGFQELGLAEREAWESIYPYWEGFQEKGSVKLIENAMQLLITRVQEKKKTLFAYTERKHSSKNVTLQQLKSLGLSLDSTAPVVTTPLPKSLLFASGVVFGEELHKGPGLQLFLDAIQAHPEKIIYIDNLKENVLRIGELCKLKKISYLGITYTAQKFLPPVYTPEISKVQYTYSQKLLSNEAAALLLRHQMIE; encoded by the coding sequence ATGCAAAAGTATTGGCTATTTTTCTTCCTTCTCTTTCCTCTAACTAGCAATTGCACCGAAACTGTGCGATACGTAGAGATAAAATCGATTCATGAGATTGCAGGAGATATTCTCTATGATAGCAGTGACTTTTGGTTAATACTTGATCTTGACGACACCTTATTAGAAGGTGCTCAAGCTCTAACACACTCGTTATGGTTACAAAAAACCATAGAAGGATTTCAAGAACTAGGACTTGCTGAAAGAGAAGCTTGGGAAAGTATCTACCCCTATTGGGAAGGATTTCAAGAAAAAGGATCTGTAAAGCTTATAGAAAACGCCATGCAACTCCTCATCACAAGAGTACAAGAGAAAAAGAAAACACTATTTGCATATACGGAACGTAAACATTCATCAAAGAACGTTACATTGCAGCAGCTAAAAAGCTTAGGTCTATCTTTAGATAGCACAGCACCTGTTGTAACTACCCCCCTTCCCAAAAGCCTTCTCTTTGCCTCGGGAGTAGTATTTGGGGAAGAGCTCCACAAGGGACCGGGTCTCCAGCTTTTCCTAGATGCAATACAAGCTCATCCTGAAAAGATCATTTACATTGACAATCTCAAAGAAAACGTCTTGCGTATTGGAGAGTTATGTAAATTAAAAAAAATTTCTTATCTTGGTATCACTTACACCGCACAAAAATTCTTACCTCCGGTATACACCCCCGAAATCTCTAAGGTTCAATACACATACTCCCAAAAGCTTCTTAGTAACGAAGCTGCTGCTTTGCTCCTAAGACACCAAATGATAGAATAG
- a CDS encoding pyruvoyl-dependent arginine decarboxylase produces MTYGTRYPTLAFHTGGIGESDDGMPPQPFETFCYDSALLQAKIENFNIVPYTSVLPKELFGNIVPVDQCVKSFKHGAVLEVIMAGRGAATVDGTHAIATGVGICWGQDKNGELIGGWAAEYVEFFPTWINDEIAESHAKMWLKKSLQHELDLRSIVKHSEFQYFHNYINIKKKYGFSLTALGFLNFENADPVTIK; encoded by the coding sequence ATGACTTACGGAACCCGATACCCAACACTAGCCTTTCATACAGGAGGAATAGGAGAATCCGATGACGGGATGCCTCCGCAGCCTTTTGAAACTTTCTGCTACGATTCTGCTTTATTACAAGCAAAAATCGAAAATTTCAATATCGTTCCCTATACATCTGTCTTACCTAAAGAGCTATTTGGAAATATCGTTCCTGTGGATCAGTGTGTTAAATCCTTCAAACATGGTGCTGTTTTGGAGGTAATCATGGCTGGCCGCGGAGCTGCTACAGTAGATGGCACCCATGCAATTGCTACCGGTGTAGGTATTTGCTGGGGACAAGATAAAAATGGAGAGCTTATCGGTGGATGGGCTGCAGAATATGTAGAGTTTTTCCCAACATGGATTAACGATGAAATTGCAGAATCCCATGCTAAAATGTGGTTAAAAAAATCTCTTCAGCATGAACTTGATCTTCGATCCATTGTCAAGCATAGCGAATTTCAATACTTCCATAATTACATCAATATTAAGAAAAAATATGGTTTCTCGCTAACTGCATTAGGGTTTCTCAACTTTGAAAATGCTGATCCGGTAACAATTAAGTAA
- a CDS encoding site-specific tyrosine recombinase XerD yields MTSAQFCDNILEQFTLFLSVDRGLSRNSISAYSQDITLFLKISAITSIEEISQDSVYLFVQQLHKRQESESTLARRLIALKVFFRFLKETELLDHPPLIEHPKIWKRLPSVLTPKEVDALLAIPKTSETSPMISARDSAILHTLYSTGIRVSELCGLCIGDVSDDFLRVTGKGSKTRLVPLGERACKTIDAYLCPFRETFQKQRPEEHHLFLSVRGHKLERSCVWRRIHHYAKQITHKQVSPHSLRHAFATHLLDNKADLRVIQEMLGHARIASTEIYTHVASDTLIENFLSHHPRNP; encoded by the coding sequence ATGACCTCAGCCCAGTTTTGCGATAACATCCTCGAACAATTTACTCTTTTTCTTTCAGTAGATCGCGGCCTTAGCCGCAATTCTATTTCCGCATATTCTCAAGATATCACTCTCTTCCTGAAAATAAGCGCCATTACATCAATTGAGGAAATTTCTCAAGATAGCGTGTATCTATTTGTTCAACAGTTGCATAAACGTCAAGAATCCGAGTCTACTTTAGCGCGTCGCTTGATTGCCTTAAAAGTATTTTTCCGATTTCTCAAAGAAACGGAACTTCTTGATCATCCTCCACTTATCGAACATCCTAAAATTTGGAAACGGCTGCCCTCTGTATTAACACCAAAAGAAGTCGATGCTCTGTTAGCTATTCCTAAAACATCTGAAACTTCGCCTATGATCTCTGCTAGAGATTCTGCGATTCTCCATACCCTATATTCTACAGGTATACGAGTATCGGAGCTCTGTGGTCTATGCATTGGTGATGTTAGCGATGATTTCCTTCGTGTCACGGGGAAAGGATCTAAAACACGGCTCGTTCCCCTAGGGGAACGAGCCTGTAAGACTATCGATGCCTATCTGTGCCCTTTCCGAGAAACCTTTCAAAAACAACGCCCTGAAGAACACCACTTGTTTCTCTCCGTACGCGGGCATAAGCTAGAACGCTCCTGTGTGTGGAGAAGAATCCATCACTACGCAAAGCAAATCACCCATAAACAAGTCTCACCACACTCCCTAAGACACGCCTTTGCCACACACCTATTGGACAATAAGGCTGATCTCAGAGTGATCCAGGAAATGCTCGGACATGCTCGCATTGCCTCTACAGAAATTTACACTCATGTAGCTTCAGACACCCTAATAGAAAACTTCCTTTCTCATCACCCGAGAAATCCCTAA